The genomic region TAACAAACTTGAGCACTCTAATCAGGTCAATCTACCAAGAGTTACGGTTGTGATGCCTTTAAAAGGCTTTGGAGAACATAATCTACACAATTGGAAGAGTCAGGTACATACTTAACTAGAGGTGTCTTCTAAGTGCATGCTCAAAAGCGTGCATTTAGCTTTTCCTCATTCACATTTTGTTCAtcagaaaatggaaaattgaACTAAATTTCCATTAATAAGTAGTAGACATataccctttcttttttctttcatattgCTCTTCCagaattgattaatttaaaaggtttatttttttggaataTTTGCTTAATTATGGTTCATTGCTGGAGGCAGATCACATCTCTCTATGGTGGTCCTTTAGAGTTCCTTTTTGTGGTGGAAAGTACTGAAGACCCGGCTTACCATGCTATATCTCGGTTAATAACAGATTTCAAGGTATACCATGAATTTTCTTCATCATGCATTTTCTGATTACATTAAGAAAACGAATCTGACAAAAAGTCAAATAAGATTGTTTTTACTATGTAATCCTTCATTCCCACTTTATTTGAAAACCCCTGAAAGACTCaatgctctctctctctcttttatttttttatttgaatgttTGAGGGCTTCATTTGAGCTTCTTCGCTGTGGCTTCACTTGCCTTCCTGATTCGATGCATGTTTCTCTGTGCAGGATGATGTTGATGCTAAAATCATTGTGGCTGGTTTATCAACAACCTGTAGTCAGAAAATACATAACCAGCTGGTATGTAACAACTATACCCAAATGTTAAACAAATTTTGCAAATGACCTGGCCCTGTATATCAGTTACTTTTGTATTAATATTATTGTTTACACTACATGTCTTGTCACTCACTTGTACTTAGTGAAGACTTACTATAAATCCTTAACTGAAGATGTCCTCTTTTTCTAATACGCAATCATTTAGGTTAGTCCTTGTATGTTGTTAAAATCACTCTGCTAGAAGTGTATTCTTTATAGTGcttaatcatttttattgtGGTATTTCTGTGAAGGTTGGGGTGGAGAAAATGCATGAAGATTCCAAGTATGTATTATTTTTGGATGATGATGTTAGGCTGCACCCAGGGTCAATTGGAGCCCTCACTGCTGAGATGGAAAAGAATCCAGACGTATGTTTGTGCAGATCCATATACCttcaatcaaaataattagatTTTTCTCAACCTTTACATGTGTGCCTCTTATGGTTATGGTGAATCAGATATAAACTATTGATTCTTTTTATAGTACTCATGTTATTGGCAATTATTTGCAGATATTTATTCAAACTGGATATCCTCTTGATTTACCATCTGGAAGTTTAGGGAGTTACTGCATCTATGAATACCATATGGTATGGTGCCCTCTATGATTTATGTTTTCTTCCCAAGATAGTGTATATACCTGACCATATCCGATATGTATATGGCTTACTGTTTAGTCTCCTACTGCACGATCTACCAGCATCCACTTGTAGATAAGTTGCATCCTTTAATAACACAAGTATCTCCTCCCCAAAAGATTAACACAGACACACACATCAACATGCATGCACTTCTTATTGAAATATCAAAGCGGCAACAAGGTGGGGAATATCAACTCACATGTGTTAATTTATTCCATGGCCGGAAGTTCCAACAAGAATAGAGCACTATAGATGGTCTGTTTGGGGCATAAGGGGGATTTCCTTATCTCTAACTATTATTTGCAAATAGTTAGAATGAAAGattccccccccccccttaaCGTAGTTCATGAGTGGaaaaacttttgtttttttttttgtgtaacTGTGCGCTAGTTGTTCATATTGAATGTgttattttaatctttctttagTAAGTTGATTGTTGTATCCTCTAGTCCATCTACTCATTGAACATTTTTATCTACAGCCTTGCTCAATGGGATTTGCTACTGGTGGcaaaacattttttctttgGGGAGGGTGCATGATGGCAAGTAGCTCCTCCTATCCTTCTCAGTGTTTCCTGCACAAAGTTGAAGGATTATTCTGATTCATCTAGATTGTTTTTTCAGATGCATGCTGATGATTTTAGATATGACCGATATGGTGTGGTCTCGGGACTTCGAGATGGTGGATACTCCGATGATATGACTCTAGCTGCTCTAGCTGGTAATACAGTCTCTAGTAAATCTTTGAGTAGACTAATAAGAAATTCAATATTTCCGTTGATATTAAAATTACAGCTTTGTACACTTATAGACTTGCAACCTTTTAACTGCTCATATGTTGTCCTCTCAGGAGCCCACAAGAGGCTTATTACATCTCCTCCAGTTGCTGTTTTTCCTCATCCTCTTGCAAGTGATCTTAGTTTCTCAAGGTTCGTGACTTTTACACATTAGGCTTTTCTATTATACTTATATCCATGTTGACTTTGACTTCTTGTCCAGGTACTGGAATTATTTGAGGAAGCAAACATTTGTTTTGGAATCATACATTAGCAAGGTTAATTGGCTAATGAATAAAGCACTGTTTTCTTCCCATTGCTATTTGTCATGGGGATTTGTTGCGCCATACTTGATGGGTATGGTTCATGTTGCAGCAGCACTACAAATCTGTATCAAGGGTTATTCATACGAGGAAACAACTTGTACTACTGGTGGTGAGCACactaattttcctttttgggtAGGTCGtagtattaattaattcaGATGAAACCAATGCCTGGGGTCCTGATCTGGACAACAATAGCAGTCTATTTGGTAGTTTttgagtaataaggctttgtCTTTTTTTGGCTGGGAGAGCACTGAGTTATACAGATAATTTACAAGTTCCCTTGACCCTCATCATATTAGATTTTTAGTCATTTAGACATACCTGTGTATCAGGGTTCCATAATTGTTTGCCTTTCCTCCACTAGAAATGTTGGGAGTAGCCCTTGccaaataatagaaaattcatttttacttGTATTTTTAGGTTGTAATTCTGCTGGTAAAGTATTCAATCTAATAAAATGGAAGCTAGAGAAGTAGTATACCACAATTGTGAAGTTGGAATTAGCTCCAGCAACTAAGCAAACTGCTTTTGCACAGGATTGTTACTAGTGAGCTGCCTAGCTGTTTGTACCTTTATGGAGCTACTTTCTATGTGGAACTTAACAAGGATTGAAGTTCAACTTTGCAACATGTTGTCTCCTGAGGCACCTAAGCTGTCACTTGGTACTTACAACTGGAGCATGGTAATCACCTCTATCTCTTTAATATGGGGGAGGCAATGGGTATTATAAGTTGTGGCATTCTGTTGTTCCCCCAAAACTTAAGTGCTTATCTCGAGTCTCTGCTTTTTTAAATAACTGTATATGCACTCAGAGATTATACATTTATATTTAGAGTgaagaacaaaaattttggCCTTTCATCCAGATTCAATGCCTAAACTGGAATCGTGGGATAATCTCCTTAAGACTAGAATAGCAAATTACGGTAATCAAGCTTTCtgttaaagaataaaatataagttaTATACTTAAATCAACTAAATGTTTTTGGTTGGAATTAAGAAGGCCTGATTTTGACTTGAAGCCTGGTCACTATTCGAGCTAGAGCTTGGATATAACAAATAATTTGCAGTATGTACTGATGGAAatgatattattttgtgaTTGAGCAGGTCTTTGCTGCAATGCTGGTTGATAACTTTTTATACCCCATCTCTGCCTTCCGTTCTCATTTCTGTCAATCTATCAATTGGTCTGGTATTCGATATCACTTGAAGAATGGGAAGATAAGCAAGGTATGTCAGTTGAGCATAACAGTTAAGCATTCATAATAAGCTTTATGTAGTTGGCCAATGCTTAGCAGTGTTTGCCTATTCTGCAGATTGAAAGGAATAAGGATATGGGTCCAAATTTCACGGACTTGGGAGGGAAGCATTTATATGGGAAGAAAGGAGCTCCTCCCAAAGCCTCATTCCTCAGTTCTTTGGCGAGAAGTTTGGCTCAGTGGCATCAACCCAAGAAATACGATGTTTAGAGATGACAGAATCTTGTGACCAGTTTTCCCTCCCCTTTTCGAGATCCGACAGGCACAAGGATTCCGAAGCAACGATCGGTGGTTGATTGTTGGTGGATTATTTGGTGATTCcttatttgattgattttagTGGTTTAGGAATTTTAGCCTCATTTTTTAGTCCCCATTCAAACAATTTATTCTTAAATTATCAACCCTGGTCGGGGCTGGTTTTGTAatttgaattgaattcatccCGTAATTTTGACAAGTCCTTATATACAGTTAATGTTCAAACGTGAGACAGTAGTGTTGTGATTTACCCTACTCTCCTATCCCGCTCTACTGAGTGAACATTctgtttatatttatataatttttcatgtatCGTTTTCTTCTTTGTATCAAATTTCAAGCAAATTAATCTCTTTGCCATAGCAACGGTAGATCACAGATGCATGTGGCAGATTGGACCCCGACATTCACagcataataaaattatttataataatttcgAAAAATCAGAATTTTGGCTTTTCAGAATAAACTTGAAGAGCACATACACCCAAACGATACAAAACACTTTTATACGGCAACCCTCTTTCTATATGTTTTCCCATGTAACTCCTTGAAGGGAACAAGATTATCAGAGCAAGGAGAAGTCACAAACTATTCTGCTGATGGAGAAATAATAGTTTAAGTGCAAGAGATCAATAACTGCTAAGTTTTCTCCTAGTAAGGAACTTTTAGTGTGCACAGCACGTAACAATGTTAGACTTGTGAGGCAGAAAAGCCAACAGAAGAATATTCAGAAGTGCTTCTTTTCTCCTCCCTAGTTTTACAACCCGATGGAGGAGTGCTTGTAATTTACTTGTGAAGATCTCCAATGTAAAAGTCATCAATCATGTCAAAGACGCGGGTAGCATGCTGTGGCCTGTCACAGACAATAAAAAGATGGAAATACCAAGTAAGCTTTGGATGTATAATAAAGAATCCTTATAATGCTATGCATGACAAACTTTGCAGTTGAGTACAATAGAGTAAACTGAATAAGAATATACTATTTATTATATACTTTGCAAGCTGAAAAGTATATAGATTTTATCCTCATTTACCAGTTTCATGTATAAAATCCTATCTAGACATACATAAAAGCCAAGCCCAGAACAAAGAAGAATTTAGCTAACTAATCCTAGAGGGGACAAAACTGAAAGAGGCAACATgaaacttttgaaatttttctaAGTGTTTCCAAATGAGGAACAAATGCATACCCATAAAACCCTTCAGTTGAATCATCTCCGGCATGGGCCAAGATGGCATCACCACCTGGGTGTTCCTCTACGTATGAGGTAACATCATAAACCTGCAGTTGTTAAATATAGTAAAACAAACAACAGAAGTGAGATATCTTAGTATTGTAGGAAGTTGCAAGTTCCAAGAATAGCATCAAGCCAAAGTTACCAATTACCTTGTCCTTAATGATGATCCAACAATCAGTCCTCTTATTATGTAGAGCTACCTCTGTTTTACTGTAGGATTTAGATGCCTAacagaaaagaagaatattCAAAAAGAGTTTGGAGTTACCTAGCGTACCTCCACATTAACAATGCAGCTAAGCATCTATGAAATACTGTCTAATCTATTACTGATATGTTAGATTAATAAATGTACAAActatgaaaatatttgaacTGTGAAAAACTGCAAAAATGTAAGTAATTTGTTTCAAAGTTCCCATGATTTACCTTAGAATTGTTACCATTTGATTGAACCTG from Theobroma cacao cultivar B97-61/B2 chromosome 9, Criollo_cocoa_genome_V2, whole genome shotgun sequence harbors:
- the LOC18588515 gene encoding cytochrome B5-like protein; the protein is MAIAVIALILGVLLGAFILIPRHGKSAHTNQVQSNGNNSKASKSYSKTEVALHNKRTDCWIIIKDKVYDVTSYVEEHPGGDAILAHAGDDSTEGFYGPQHATRVFDMIDDFYIGDLHK
- the LOC18588514 gene encoding uncharacterized protein LOC18588514; the protein is MSALDSVDWLLFSLSRAFCSPLAVFIQIQGCVICLTLAIGWAFAASVRNREINRMKDIMKGGNSFAFLCHDINKLEHSNQVNLPRVTVVMPLKGFGEHNLHNWKSQITSLYGGPLEFLFVVESTEDPAYHAISRLITDFKDDVDAKIIVAGLSTTCSQKIHNQLVGVEKMHEDSKYVLFLDDDVRLHPGSIGALTAEMEKNPDIFIQTGYPLDLPSGSLGSYCIYEYHMPCSMGFATGGKTFFLWGGCMMMHADDFRYDRYGVVSGLRDGGYSDDMTLAALAGAHKRLITSPPVAVFPHPLASDLSFSRYWNYLRKQTFVLESYISKVNWLMNKALFSSHCYLSWGFVAPYLMGMVHVAAALQICIKGYSYEETTCTTGGLLLVSCLAVCTFMELLSMWNLTRIEVQLCNMLSPEAPKLSLGTYNWSMVFAAMLVDNFLYPISAFRSHFCQSINWSGIRYHLKNGKISKIERNKDMGPNFTDLGGKHLYGKKGAPPKASFLSSLARSLAQWHQPKKYDV